Proteins found in one Flavobacteriales bacterium genomic segment:
- a CDS encoding LEA type 2 family protein, with protein MTRYFIVRIASLLTLAVLFSSCEIEEVTLVDLERVEVDRIEKQEMFLDVAATLDNPNSFSIKVKESDLDLYLEDRYIGKANLENQFTLESGSQKTYEMQIRAVGERLNTEMLPIMLSAALTGKVNVKLKGTITGKVFLFSRSVDVNIEEDVLFKSQEG; from the coding sequence ATGACCAGGTACTTCATCGTACGTATAGCTTCACTACTCACCCTCGCAGTGCTCTTCAGTTCCTGTGAAATAGAAGAGGTCACACTCGTGGATCTGGAAAGGGTAGAGGTCGACCGTATCGAGAAGCAGGAGATGTTCTTGGATGTGGCCGCCACTCTGGACAATCCCAATTCATTCAGTATCAAGGTCAAGGAATCCGACCTGGATCTATATCTGGAAGATAGATATATCGGTAAGGCCAATCTGGAGAATCAGTTCACCTTGGAATCAGGAAGTCAGAAGACCTATGAGATGCAGATACGAGCTGTAGGTGAACGATTGAATACCGAGATGTTGCCTATCATGCTTTCGGCCGCTCTCACCGGTAAGGTCAATGTGAAGCTCAAAGGCACCATCACAGGAAAAGTATTCCTCTTCAGTCGGTCGGTAGATGTGAACATCGAGGAAGATGTGCTCTTCAAGAGCCAAGAAGGCTGA
- a CDS encoding thioredoxin domain-containing protein codes for MKESDHTEQDDRPKNGLAGQTSPYLLQHQYNPVDWQPWSQEIFQQAEQENKLILVSIGYSSCHWCHVMEHESFEDDSVAAVMNRHFISVKVDREERPDVDQIYMNAVQLMTGRGGWPLNCFTLPDGRPVYGGTYFPKEQWLEVLMRLKETWESDPSQVIEYAEKLTEGVKQSDLITLDPSPARFSQDLLHETVENWKARMDFKDGGPSRAPKFPLPNNYQFLLRYAHLADDAQVKEQVYLTLDRMAFGGIYDQIGGGFARYSVDGQWKVPHFEKMLYDNAQLIALYAEAFQATEKALYRETVYETVDWLEREMTDESGAFYSALDADSEGEEGKFYVWSEEELQEVLGTDFDFVKNYYNLNAKGRWEHGNYILLRDRSDEDYAQQEGITIEELQATKEEVRKKLMERREGRVRPGLDDKSLTSWNAMMISGLVQAALAFDEDRFLDLALKNADFLIQHQWRSDGGLNHSYKGGTSSINGYLEDYALTAQAFIDLYQITLDEEWLTRTEKLTEYVMRHFSDEESQMFFFTSDEDPALITRKMEVDDNVIPASNSAMARVLHTLGTYFDKQEYLDRSLTMLNNMKSQIPKYGGGYSNWATLMLHEVYPYYEIAILGEQPEKEIREFGQQYIPNKLFMGDSDEDSRLPLLEYKYVEGETMIYVCVNKTCKLPVGTVKEAMGQID; via the coding sequence ATGAAAGAATCCGATCATACGGAACAAGATGACCGACCCAAGAACGGCCTAGCAGGCCAGACCTCTCCCTATCTGCTCCAACACCAGTATAATCCAGTGGATTGGCAGCCCTGGTCGCAAGAGATCTTCCAGCAGGCCGAGCAGGAGAACAAACTCATCTTGGTCTCGATCGGATACTCATCCTGCCATTGGTGCCATGTCATGGAGCATGAGAGCTTTGAAGATGATTCGGTAGCGGCAGTGATGAATCGTCATTTCATCTCTGTCAAGGTAGACCGTGAAGAGCGACCTGATGTGGACCAGATCTACATGAATGCCGTTCAACTCATGACCGGTAGAGGAGGTTGGCCCTTGAACTGCTTCACCTTGCCCGATGGGCGCCCCGTGTATGGCGGTACGTACTTCCCTAAGGAGCAGTGGCTAGAAGTTCTGATGCGATTGAAAGAAACATGGGAGAGCGACCCCTCCCAGGTGATAGAGTATGCCGAAAAGCTGACAGAAGGCGTGAAACAGAGCGATCTCATCACCTTGGACCCCAGTCCGGCCCGATTCTCTCAAGACCTGCTTCATGAAACAGTGGAGAACTGGAAGGCACGTATGGATTTCAAGGATGGCGGTCCTTCTCGAGCGCCTAAATTCCCCTTGCCCAATAACTATCAATTTCTGCTGCGTTATGCCCATTTGGCAGATGATGCTCAAGTCAAAGAGCAGGTCTATCTCACACTGGATCGCATGGCCTTTGGAGGAATCTATGACCAGATAGGAGGAGGCTTTGCGAGGTACTCGGTCGATGGACAGTGGAAAGTGCCTCACTTCGAGAAGATGCTCTATGACAATGCACAGCTCATCGCATTGTATGCTGAAGCCTTTCAGGCCACGGAGAAAGCGCTCTATAGGGAGACCGTCTATGAAACAGTGGACTGGCTGGAGCGGGAGATGACCGATGAGTCAGGGGCCTTCTACTCTGCCTTGGATGCAGATAGTGAAGGTGAAGAAGGGAAGTTCTATGTCTGGTCTGAAGAAGAACTTCAAGAAGTCTTAGGCACTGATTTCGATTTCGTCAAGAACTATTACAACCTCAACGCCAAAGGGCGATGGGAGCACGGTAATTACATCCTTCTGCGCGATCGATCGGATGAGGACTATGCGCAACAGGAGGGAATCACTATAGAAGAACTCCAGGCGACCAAGGAGGAAGTCAGGAAAAAGCTGATGGAGAGGCGAGAAGGCAGGGTGAGACCCGGATTGGACGACAAGAGTCTGACCTCATGGAATGCGATGATGATCTCTGGTCTGGTGCAAGCGGCTCTTGCCTTTGATGAAGACAGATTTCTTGATCTGGCTTTGAAGAATGCGGATTTCCTTATCCAGCATCAATGGAGAAGCGATGGGGGATTGAATCACAGCTATAAAGGAGGTACATCATCGATCAATGGCTATTTGGAGGATTATGCATTGACAGCGCAGGCCTTCATCGACCTCTATCAGATCACACTGGATGAAGAATGGCTGACGCGAACTGAGAAACTGACAGAATACGTGATGCGACATTTCAGCGATGAGGAATCCCAGATGTTCTTCTTCACTTCCGATGAGGATCCGGCCTTGATCACGCGTAAGATGGAGGTGGATGATAATGTGATCCCAGCCTCTAATTCTGCTATGGCCCGGGTACTCCATACGCTGGGTACGTATTTCGATAAGCAAGAATACTTGGACCGTTCATTGACGATGCTCAATAACATGAAGAGCCAGATACCCAAGTATGGGGGTGGTTATTCCAATTGGGCGACCCTGATGTTGCATGAGGTCTATCCATACTATGAGATCGCTATCCTGGGGGAGCAACCTGAGAAGGAGATACGCGAATTCGGACAGCAGTACATACCGAATAAACTCTTTATGGGAGATTCTGATGAGGATTCACGATTACCCCTGCTCGAATACAAGTATGTAGAGGGAGAGACGATGATCTATGTCTGCGTGAATAAGACATGCAAGCTTCCAGTGGGCACGGTCAAAGAAGCGATGGGACAGATCGATTGA